A part of Chanos chanos chromosome 9, fChaCha1.1, whole genome shotgun sequence genomic DNA contains:
- the LOC115820412 gene encoding glutathione S-transferase Mu 3 — MSMKLAYWDIRGLAQPIRLLLEYTGTKYEEKVYSCGEAPNYDKSCWFDEKYKLGMDFPNLPYLEDGDRKIVQSNAIMRYIARKHKLCGETEDEQIRVDILENQAMDFRNGFVRLCYADHDRLKAGYLEKLPQTLKEFSAFLGDRKWFAGDKITFVDFIMYELLDQHRMFEPKCLDDFKNLREFLDRFEGLEKIAAYMKSSRFMKTPVNNKMAKWGNKKE; from the exons CTGGCCCAGCCAATCCGTCTGCTGTTGGAATACACTGGAACTAAGTATGAAGAGAAAGTGTATTCGTGTGGCGAAG CCCCTAACTATGACAAGAGCTGTTGGTTTGACGAGAAGTACAAACTTGGAATGGACTTTCCTAAT CTGCCCTATCTTGAGGATGGAGACAGGAAGATTGTTCAGAGCAATGCAATCATGAGATACATTGCCCGCAAACATAAACTCT gtggAGAGACTGAAGATGAACAAATTCGAGTTGACATCTTAGAAAACCAGGCGATGGATTTTCGTAACGGTTTTGTCAGGCTTTGCTACGCTGACCAT GATAGACTGAAGGCAGGATACCTAGAGAAACTCCCACAAACTCTGAAAGAGTTCTCTGCATTTCTGGGAGACAGAAAGTGGTTTGCTGGTGATAAG ATCACTTTTGTGGACTTTATCATGTACGAGCTGTTGGACCAGCACCGCATGTTTGAACCAAAGTGCCTTGATGATTTCAAAAACCTCAGGGAGTTCCTCGACCGCTTCGAG GGACTGGAGAAGATAGCCGCGTATATGAAGTCCAGCAGGTTCATGAAGACTCCTGTGAACAATAAAATGGCCAAATGGGGCAACAAGAAGGAGTAG
- the eps8l3b gene encoding epidermal growth factor receptor kinase substrate 8-like protein 3b has translation MFQSNGFSHQHRGFSPEAMTPNSGMSRPNSKSIYKQRKEYSDSLNRRSDNFQYRVEHLLTCELDGRNLNNVSDCVARLKQLDSKGKVWGQEMILEVIGDYLQLCDIETKEMLESLPLGTIKDSKAVLDSCAYNSLLVVTVHDRYRKGPPHVFMFQCEEIGAEEIKDDLNRVAEQRGGDYPGEAPRDMPVDIRSNLENIVGQKFPGNFPKAAIVPIQPAPAPPDHPPPRWNSPQGFDDRMSPPPSLYGSDTYDRQYSPEPPSYDSHHPPEMLQAAEDERAKEIFNHVVDDVELFMRKVAKSLPQENKKGKKKKKKDKSADRKSANLPPLEEYVSCLQKIKYGFNLMGKLRGEMGNTAEIIHGLFISLNFLVSHYPPDIPPTVTTPLLTEPALLLLSQLVTQEENELWKRLGDAWQIPRSKWPNSEMVPPYIPVFSDGWQAPPPIQSQFEPLNQQQLSRRNSMHYSTLMQPPPEQQQLNRRNSQHYPPMQLPPEQDMRPWNSPPQRSREPPLSMRVIYDFMARSNQELSVLKGEVVQVVDKSGHWWKVRNSQGAEGHVPPSVLEPMDTDMPRGRSSAPTLTGRSTREDVRAWLQYKGFSNSTLRSLGVMDGAMLLRMSRDEMRAICPEEGGRVFFQLQAVKSALALASEVGYNQYNGR, from the exons ATGTTCCAGAGTAATGGCTTTTCCCACCAACACAG GGGCTTTTCACCGGAGGCTATGACACCAAACTCCGGTATGTCGCGGCCAAACAGCAAATCCATTTACA AGCAAAGGAAAGAATACTCAGATTCCCTTAACAGACGATCAGACAACTTCCAGTACAGGGTGGAG CATCTTTTAACTTGTGAACTGGATGGGAGGAATCTGAATAACGTGAGTGACTGTGTGGCCAGACTCAAACAACTGGATAGCAAAGGCAAAGTATGGGGCCAAGAAATGATCCTGGAGGTGATAGGCGACTACTTACAGCTTTGTGATATTGAAACTAAG GAAATGTTGGAGTCTTTGCCTCTTGGCACCATCAAAGACAGTAAGGCAGTTTTGGACAGTTGTGCCTACAACTCCCTTCTCGTGGTCACGGTCCATGATCGTTACAGAAAGGGGCCCCCACATGTCTTTATGTTCCAGTGCGAGGAAATCGGG gctGAGGAAATTAAAGATGATTTGAATCGAGTGGCCGAACAAAGGGGCGGTGACTATCCTGGTGAAGCTCCAAGAGACATGCCAGTCGATATCAG AAGCAATCTAGAGAATATTGTTGGACAGAAATTCCCTGGGAATTTCCCCAAAGCTGCAATTGTTCCCATACAGCCAGCACCTGCACCCCCAGATCACCCTCCACCACGGTGGAACAGTCCCCAGGGATTTG ATGATCGAATGTCACCACCGCCTTCTTTGTATGGCTCAGACACATATGACCGGCAGTACTCACCAGAACCGCCATCGTATGACAGTCATCACCCACCAGAAATGCTACAGGCTGCTGAAGACGAGAGAGCCAAG GAGATTTTCAACCATGTTGTGGATGATGTGGAGCTGTTCATGCGAAAGGTTGCAAAGTCTTTGCCTCAAGAAAAcaagaaggggaaaaagaagaaaaagaaagataaaagtGCAGACAGAAAGT CGGCGAACTTACCGCCTCTGGAGGAATATGTGTCCTGTCTTCAAAAAATAAAGTACGGCTTTAATTTGATG GGCAAACTGAGAGGGGAAATGGGGAACACTGCTGAAATCATCCATGgacttttcatttctcttaacTTT TTGGTGTCGCATTACCCTCCTGACATTCCTCCTACTGTCACCACTCCGCTCTTGACTGAGCCAGCCCTCCTACTCCTCTCTCAGTTGGTCACTCAGGAAGAGAATGAACTCTGGAAGAGATTAGGGGATGCCTGGCAAATCCCCAG ATCCAAGTGGCCAAACAGTGAGATGGTTCCTCCTTATATCCCAGTCTTTTCTGACGGGTGGCAGGCCCCTCCGCCCATCCAGTCCCAGTTTGAACCTTTAAACCAACAGCAGCTGTCAAGGAGAAACAGCATGCATTACTCCACTCTCATGCAACCGCCCCCCGAACAG CAGCAGTTAAACAGAAGGAACAGTCAGCACTATCCTCCTATGCAGCTGCCACCTGAACAG GACATGAGGCCCTGGAACTCTCCGCCCCAGCG CTCCCGTGAGCCCCCCCTTTCCATGCGTGTGATTTATGACTTCATGGCCAGGAGCAATCAGGAACTGAGCGTACTGAAGGGGGAAGTGGTACAG GTTGTGGACAAATCCGGCCATTGGTGGAAAGTGCGTAACTCACAGGGTGCGGAGGGCCATGTACCCCCGAGTGTTCTGGAACCTATGGATACAGACATGCCCAGG GGAAGGAGCTCAGCCCCAACTCTCACAGGAAGATCCACACGGGAAGACGTTAGAGCTTGGCTCCAGTACAAAGGCTTCTCCAACTC AACATTGCGTAGCCTTGGAGTGATGGACGGAGCCATGCTGTTGAGAATGAGTAGAGACGAGATGAGGGCGATTTGCCCGGAGGAGGGTGGGAGAGTCTTCTTCCAGCTCCAGGCTGTCAAATCAGCCCTGGCC cTGGCAAGTGAAGTGGGCTATAACCAGTACAATGGTCGTTGA